One Amorphoplanes digitatis genomic window carries:
- a CDS encoding CHAT domain-containing WD40 repeat protein: MSVFELSVDRAAGSGSYGVQVVRSPAGEAAADFDVDVEALLAQREPIQAALLASSAATRGRLTSVEKPVRDLGTELFAALFSSPGVAGRYQASLAMARDRGEALRVVLRVNPPELAALPWEAMFDAEAGGYLCRSEPLVRRVPVPGALTPLSVTAPLRILGIVSAPRGLAALDVDREREQLEAALRAPIGAGTVELTWAPAATWEAIQELLLTERWHVVHFIGHGDFDVDDAEGILALVGHDGRVNRVSAGSFADLLREARPTPRLVVLNSCASATSGAHDLFSGTAASLVRSGIRAVAAMQFAVTDRAAIAFSRAFYIALAHGRGVDEAVHSGRVGILGTAGHTLEWLTPVLYLRGDNAHLFSITAPLSAPAPAPALDEPVAREEPDPAGPPPGHCLRTIQGAPAGWWKRNLVLGGASVPFGPDGRVLATANGDKTLQLWDPATGRRAGHPLTGHTGRVWSAAFSPDGRLLASGSADTTVRLWDPATGQPIGQPLTGHTDWVRSVAFSPDGRLLASGSDDKTIRLWDPDTGQLIGVPLTGHTGRVAPAAFSPDGRLLASGGADRTVRLWDPATGQAIGLPLTGHTDWVRSIAFSPDGRLLASGSDDKTIRLWDPDTGLPAGQPLTGHTDWVWSVAFSPDGRVLASAGNDKTVRLWDPATGLPAGPNLTGHVYPVRSLAFSPDGQLLASLDVAHTIRIWAPVTPR, from the coding sequence ATGAGTGTCTTCGAGTTGAGCGTCGACCGTGCGGCCGGGTCCGGGTCGTACGGCGTGCAGGTGGTGCGTTCGCCGGCGGGCGAGGCCGCGGCGGACTTCGACGTGGACGTCGAGGCGCTGCTCGCCCAGCGCGAACCGATACAGGCCGCGTTGCTGGCGTCGTCGGCGGCGACCCGCGGCCGGCTGACCTCGGTGGAGAAGCCGGTACGGGACCTGGGTACCGAGCTGTTCGCGGCGCTGTTCTCCTCGCCCGGCGTGGCCGGTCGCTACCAGGCCAGCCTGGCCATGGCCCGGGACCGCGGCGAGGCGCTGCGGGTGGTGTTGCGGGTCAACCCGCCGGAGCTGGCGGCGTTGCCGTGGGAGGCGATGTTCGACGCCGAGGCCGGCGGATACCTGTGCCGCAGCGAGCCGCTCGTGCGGCGGGTGCCGGTTCCCGGCGCGCTGACCCCGCTGTCGGTGACCGCGCCGCTGCGGATTCTGGGCATCGTCTCGGCGCCGCGCGGGCTCGCCGCCCTCGACGTCGACCGGGAACGTGAGCAGCTCGAGGCGGCGCTGCGTGCGCCGATCGGCGCCGGCACGGTGGAGCTCACCTGGGCACCGGCCGCGACCTGGGAGGCGATTCAGGAGCTCCTGCTCACCGAGCGGTGGCACGTCGTGCACTTCATCGGGCACGGCGACTTCGACGTCGACGACGCCGAGGGCATCCTCGCCCTGGTCGGGCACGACGGGCGGGTGAACCGCGTCTCGGCCGGCAGCTTCGCCGACCTGCTGCGCGAGGCCCGGCCGACGCCCCGGCTCGTCGTGCTGAACTCGTGCGCCTCGGCCACGTCCGGCGCTCATGATCTGTTCTCCGGCACCGCGGCCAGCCTCGTACGCAGCGGGATCCGCGCGGTGGCGGCCATGCAGTTCGCCGTCACCGACCGCGCGGCGATCGCGTTCTCCCGCGCCTTCTACATCGCCCTCGCACACGGCCGCGGCGTCGACGAGGCCGTGCACAGCGGCCGGGTCGGTATCCTCGGCACCGCCGGGCACACCCTCGAATGGCTCACCCCCGTGCTGTACCTACGGGGCGACAACGCACACCTGTTCTCCATCACCGCTCCCCTTTCCGCCCCCGCCCCCGCCCCCGCCCTGGACGAGCCGGTAGCCCGGGAGGAACCGGATCCCGCCGGTCCCCCACCAGGGCATTGCCTGAGGACCATCCAGGGAGCACCCGCCGGATGGTGGAAGCGGAACCTCGTGCTCGGTGGCGCTTCGGTGCCGTTCGGCCCGGACGGGCGCGTGCTCGCCACCGCCAACGGCGACAAGACCCTCCAGCTGTGGGACCCGGCCACCGGCCGGCGCGCCGGGCATCCCCTCACCGGCCACACCGGCCGGGTGTGGTCGGCGGCGTTCAGCCCGGACGGGCGCCTGCTCGCCAGCGGCAGCGCCGACACGACCGTCCGGCTCTGGGACCCGGCCACCGGCCAGCCCATCGGCCAGCCCCTGACCGGCCACACCGACTGGGTGCGATCGGTGGCGTTCAGCCCGGACGGGCGGCTCCTCGCCAGCGGCAGCGACGACAAGACCATCCGGCTCTGGGACCCGGACACCGGCCAACTCATCGGTGTACCCCTCACCGGCCATACCGGCCGGGTGGCGCCGGCCGCGTTCAGCCCGGACGGGCGCCTGCTCGCCAGCGGCGGCGCCGACCGGACCGTGCGGCTGTGGGATCCGGCAACCGGCCAAGCCATCGGCCTGCCGCTCACCGGCCACACCGACTGGGTGCGATCGATAGCCTTCAGCCCCGACGGGCGGCTGCTCGCCAGCGGGAGCGACGACAAGACAATCCGGCTCTGGGACCCGGACACCGGCCTACCCGCCGGCCAGCCCCTCACCGGCCACACCGACTGGGTGTGGTCGGTGGCGTTCAGCCCGGACGGGCGCGTCCTTGCCAGCGCCGGCAACGACAAGACAGTCCGGCTCTGGGACCCGGCCACCGGCCTACCCGCCGGCCCGAACCTCACCGGCCACGTCTACCCGGTGCGGTCGTTGGCATTCAGCCCCGACGGACAGTTGCTCGCCAGCCTCGACGTCGCACACACGATACGGATCTGGGCACCGGTCACGCCCCGGTAG
- a CDS encoding dioxygenase — MDFTVETATAAVIESFQGAPDPRLREVLESLSRHLHDFVRDIEPTMAEWEAAIGFLTAVGRQCDDTRQEFVLLSDVLGVSMLVETLNGAEQGTESTVLGPFHMTASPRRELGDTIDLLGTGRPCVVSGRVTSVDGTPLAGAELDVWQCSEDGFYDVQQPGVQPPGNGRGLFHTGPDGTYWFRTVIPSHYPIPTDGPVGDLLTATGRHPYRPAHIHFIAGADGHRRVTTHAFVGGSPYLESDAVFAVKRGLIVDFTESHDPAAAAGFGVDAPFTHATFDIVLAPATGA; from the coding sequence ATGGATTTCACCGTCGAGACCGCGACCGCCGCCGTCATCGAGAGCTTCCAGGGCGCCCCGGATCCCCGGCTGCGCGAGGTGCTGGAGAGCCTGAGCCGGCACCTGCACGACTTCGTCCGCGACATCGAGCCGACGATGGCGGAGTGGGAGGCCGCGATCGGCTTCCTCACCGCGGTCGGCAGGCAGTGCGACGACACCCGCCAGGAGTTCGTCCTGCTCTCCGACGTCCTGGGCGTCTCCATGCTGGTGGAGACGCTCAACGGCGCCGAGCAGGGCACCGAGAGCACCGTGCTCGGCCCGTTCCACATGACCGCCTCGCCGCGCCGCGAGCTGGGCGACACCATCGACCTGCTCGGCACCGGCCGCCCCTGCGTCGTCTCCGGCCGGGTGACGAGCGTCGACGGCACGCCGCTCGCCGGCGCCGAGCTCGACGTCTGGCAGTGCTCCGAGGACGGCTTCTACGACGTACAACAGCCCGGCGTGCAGCCACCGGGCAACGGCCGCGGCCTGTTCCACACCGGACCGGACGGCACGTACTGGTTCCGTACCGTGATCCCGTCGCACTATCCGATCCCCACGGACGGCCCGGTCGGCGACCTGCTCACCGCCACCGGCCGGCATCCGTACCGGCCGGCGCACATCCACTTCATCGCCGGCGCCGACGGCCACCGGCGGGTCACCACGCACGCGTTCGTCGGCGGCAGCCCCTATCTCGAATCCGACGCCGTCTTCGCCGTCAAGCGGGGCCTCATCGTCGACTTCACCGAGTCGCACGACCCGGCCGCCGCCGCCGGCTTCGGCGTAGACGCACCCTTCACCCACGCCACGTTCGACATCGTCCTGGCCCCCGCTACCGGGGCGTGA
- a CDS encoding MarR family winged helix-turn-helix transcriptional regulator — protein sequence MAETGLRAHLSYLLSEVERQINRQLAAGLAVEGVSVEQWRILRALSDGRGHSMTDLAEAVLMPHPTLTKAVDRLVDNAVIYRRQDTTDRRRVAVYLSDLGRDLVARLDRRAAEHHNEVAAAFGADRTERLMRELEALAAACGARP from the coding sequence TTGGCCGAGACCGGACTGCGCGCACACCTGTCGTACCTGCTCAGCGAGGTCGAACGCCAGATCAACCGGCAGCTCGCGGCGGGGCTGGCCGTCGAGGGCGTCAGCGTCGAGCAGTGGCGCATCCTGCGGGCGCTCTCCGACGGCCGCGGCCACTCGATGACCGACCTGGCCGAGGCCGTGCTCATGCCGCACCCCACCCTCACCAAGGCCGTAGACCGCCTGGTCGACAACGCGGTGATCTACCGCCGCCAGGACACGACCGACCGCCGGCGGGTCGCCGTCTACCTCTCCGACCTCGGCCGCGACCTGGTCGCCCGGCTGGACCGCCGGGCCGCCGAGCACCACAACGAGGTGGCCGCCGCGTTCGGCGCCGATCGCACCGAGCGGCTGATGCGCGAACTGGAGGCGCTGGCCGCCGCCTGCGGGGCGCGACCCTAG
- a CDS encoding substrate-binding domain-containing protein: MPDDVVLVTDPLEARLLAPDPGEAVRIGIVVPTSGTLGLLAPSALNCAVLAAAELNAAGGILGRPVELTLVDGGRPPAEVATEVAGLVRANAVAAVVGTHASDVRVALMGVLGGRVPYVFTPPYEGGERTPGVFLLGETPQRQLRPALDRLLAGRARRWLLLGNDYVWPRRVHAVARRRLIRAGATVVGERYVPRGGADAAALVADVVAARVDAVLLTLVGSDLVEFNRLFAGSAAAGRVARVCAALEENGLLGAGGDATGELYAAMGYFAALSTDAALAFSQRYTGRFGMDAPVLNGHGQGAYDGVRLLAALAGRAGHLAAPALDAVAEGTSVDGGRGRFVLRDRHAVQPVYLARADGLDFQVIDRN; the protein is encoded by the coding sequence ATGCCCGACGACGTCGTTCTCGTCACCGATCCGCTGGAGGCCCGGCTGCTCGCTCCCGACCCGGGCGAGGCCGTGCGGATCGGCATCGTGGTGCCGACCTCCGGGACCCTCGGGCTGCTCGCGCCGTCGGCGCTGAACTGCGCCGTGCTCGCCGCCGCCGAGCTGAACGCCGCCGGCGGCATCCTCGGCCGTCCGGTGGAGTTGACGCTCGTCGACGGCGGGCGCCCGCCGGCCGAGGTGGCGACGGAGGTGGCCGGGCTGGTCCGGGCGAACGCCGTCGCCGCCGTGGTGGGCACGCACGCGAGCGACGTGCGGGTGGCGCTGATGGGCGTGCTGGGCGGCCGGGTCCCGTACGTCTTCACCCCGCCGTACGAGGGCGGCGAGCGTACCCCCGGCGTCTTTCTGTTGGGCGAGACGCCGCAGCGGCAGCTGCGGCCGGCGCTGGACCGGCTGCTGGCCGGGCGGGCCCGGCGGTGGCTCCTGCTGGGCAACGACTACGTGTGGCCGCGCCGGGTGCACGCGGTGGCCCGCCGCCGGCTGATCCGGGCCGGCGCCACCGTCGTGGGTGAACGGTATGTGCCGCGCGGCGGCGCGGACGCGGCGGCGCTGGTGGCCGACGTGGTCGCCGCCCGGGTCGACGCGGTGCTGCTCACCCTGGTCGGCAGCGACCTGGTGGAGTTCAACCGGCTGTTCGCCGGGTCCGCGGCCGCCGGCCGGGTGGCCCGGGTGTGCGCGGCGCTGGAGGAGAACGGCCTGCTGGGCGCGGGCGGCGACGCCACCGGCGAGCTCTACGCGGCGATGGGCTACTTCGCCGCGCTGTCGACCGACGCGGCGCTGGCCTTCTCGCAGCGTTACACCGGGCGGTTCGGCATGGACGCCCCGGTGCTCAACGGGCACGGCCAGGGCGCGTACGACGGGGTGCGTCTGCTGGCCGCGCTGGCCGGGCGGGCCGGCCACCTGGCCGCGCCGGCCCTCGACGCCGTTGCCGAGGGCACCTCGGTGGACGGCGGCCGCGGCCGGTTCGTGCTGCGTGATCGGCACGCCGTGCAGCCGGTCTACCTGGCCCGCGCCGACGGCCTCGATTTCCAGGTCATCGACAGGAACTAA
- a CDS encoding APC family permease produces MEQPQQGIERYGYRQELSRSLTFTDLLIYGLIFMVPIAPFGIFGSVYAGSGGMVALAYVIGMVAMVFTALSYAQMVKAFPMAGSVYSYAGRGIAPPVGFLAGWVILLDYVLVPGLLYLVASVAMHSLVPGVPVWLWLVAFVVLNTVVNYFGIQMTARVNKIMLIAELIVLAIFLVIGIGALASGKGAGFSFSPLFNADTFSWSVVFGAVSIAVLSFLGFDGISMLAEESREDARQIGRAMVAALLLAGVLFIVQTWVAALLVPDAPGLLANGDPEGTAFYDAARAAGGGWLANLTALATAIAWGFANSLVAQAATSRLLYAMARDRQMPRFLARINERHKVPANATLLVAVVSLALGLYMASRDDGISLLSTLVNFGAMTAFLALHVAVVVHYVVRQGSRDWLRHLIGPAIGFLILLYVVINADIAAQMLGFLWLGIGVIVLIVFYLTGRRPELAGLAEGTKP; encoded by the coding sequence ATGGAACAGCCGCAACAGGGAATCGAGCGGTACGGCTACCGCCAGGAGCTCAGCCGCTCGCTCACCTTCACCGACCTGCTGATCTACGGGCTCATCTTCATGGTGCCGATCGCGCCGTTCGGCATCTTCGGCAGCGTGTACGCCGGCTCCGGCGGCATGGTCGCGCTGGCGTACGTGATCGGCATGGTCGCGATGGTGTTCACGGCCCTCTCGTACGCACAGATGGTCAAGGCGTTCCCGATGGCGGGCTCGGTGTACAGCTACGCCGGCCGCGGCATCGCGCCGCCGGTCGGCTTCCTCGCCGGCTGGGTGATCCTGCTCGACTACGTCCTGGTGCCGGGCCTGCTCTACCTGGTCGCCAGCGTGGCCATGCACTCGCTCGTGCCGGGCGTGCCGGTCTGGCTGTGGCTCGTCGCCTTCGTCGTGCTCAACACGGTGGTCAACTACTTCGGCATCCAGATGACCGCGCGGGTCAACAAGATAATGCTGATCGCCGAGCTGATCGTGCTGGCGATCTTCCTGGTGATCGGCATCGGCGCGCTGGCCTCCGGCAAGGGCGCGGGCTTCTCGTTCAGCCCGCTGTTCAACGCCGACACGTTCTCCTGGTCGGTGGTGTTCGGCGCGGTGTCCATCGCGGTGCTGTCGTTCCTGGGCTTCGACGGCATCTCGATGCTGGCCGAGGAGAGCCGGGAGGACGCCCGGCAGATCGGCCGGGCCATGGTCGCCGCGCTGCTGCTGGCCGGCGTCCTGTTCATCGTGCAGACCTGGGTGGCGGCGCTGCTCGTACCGGATGCGCCCGGGCTGCTTGCCAACGGCGACCCGGAGGGCACCGCGTTCTACGACGCCGCCCGCGCCGCGGGCGGCGGCTGGCTGGCGAACCTGACCGCGCTGGCCACCGCGATCGCCTGGGGCTTCGCCAACTCGCTGGTGGCGCAGGCCGCCACCAGCCGGCTGCTCTACGCGATGGCCCGCGACCGGCAGATGCCGCGGTTCCTGGCCCGGATCAACGAGCGGCACAAGGTGCCGGCCAACGCCACCCTGCTGGTCGCCGTCGTCTCCCTGGCACTCGGCCTCTACATGGCGAGCCGCGACGACGGCATCTCGCTGCTGTCCACCCTGGTGAACTTCGGCGCGATGACCGCCTTCCTGGCGCTGCACGTCGCCGTGGTGGTCCACTACGTGGTGCGCCAGGGCAGCCGGGACTGGCTGCGGCACCTGATCGGCCCGGCGATCGGCTTCCTGATCCTGCTCTACGTGGTGATCAACGCGGACATCGCCGCGCAGATGCTCGGCTTCCTGTGGCTGGGCATCGGGGTGATCGTCCTGATCGTCTTCTACCTCACCGGCCGCCGCCCCGAGCTGGCCGGCCTCGCCGAAGGGACCAAGCCGTGA
- a CDS encoding acetamidase/formamidase family protein codes for MTEVIGYRPTADELSYTFGGREPVRRVKPGTILELYTEDCFGGRVRTVDDLPSQVCEFPYLNPVTGPFHIEGAEPGDTLAVHFAEIVPARDWAVSSTFPHFGALTTTHTTAMLHPPLDEVVWRYDVDVPAGLVRYHARRGDFSMELPLDPMHGTAGVAPAAFESRMTIVPDAHGGNMDTPELRAGVTAYFGVNVPGALFALGDGHCRQGEGEVCGTAVESAMNTVLIVDVIKGAATPTPRFETDEALMSAGSARPLEDAYRMSQHDLVTWAADLTGLDVLDAYQLISQAGEAPVGNVCDPNYTMLAKVPKRYLGVAPAYEGVHSRLRTVAQNHLSSR; via the coding sequence GTGACCGAGGTGATCGGCTACCGCCCCACCGCGGACGAGCTGTCGTACACGTTCGGCGGCCGCGAGCCGGTGCGCCGGGTCAAGCCCGGCACCATCCTCGAGCTGTACACCGAGGACTGCTTCGGCGGCCGGGTCCGCACCGTCGACGACCTGCCGTCGCAGGTGTGCGAGTTCCCCTACCTCAACCCGGTCACCGGCCCGTTCCACATCGAGGGCGCCGAGCCGGGCGACACCCTCGCGGTGCACTTCGCCGAGATCGTGCCGGCCCGCGACTGGGCGGTCTCCTCGACGTTCCCGCACTTCGGGGCGCTGACCACCACGCACACCACGGCGATGCTGCACCCGCCGCTCGACGAGGTGGTCTGGCGCTACGACGTCGACGTCCCCGCGGGCCTCGTGCGCTACCACGCCCGGCGCGGCGACTTCAGCATGGAGCTCCCCCTGGACCCCATGCACGGTACGGCGGGAGTCGCGCCCGCCGCGTTCGAGAGCCGGATGACCATCGTCCCGGACGCGCACGGCGGCAACATGGACACCCCGGAGCTGCGGGCCGGCGTGACCGCGTACTTCGGGGTGAACGTGCCGGGCGCGCTGTTCGCCCTCGGCGACGGGCACTGCCGCCAGGGCGAGGGCGAGGTCTGCGGCACCGCCGTCGAGTCCGCGATGAACACCGTGCTCATCGTCGACGTGATCAAGGGCGCGGCCACCCCGACCCCGCGCTTCGAGACCGACGAGGCGCTGATGTCGGCGGGTTCGGCCCGGCCGCTGGAGGACGCGTACCGGATGAGCCAGCACGACCTGGTGACCTGGGCGGCGGACCTGACCGGTCTGGACGTCCTCGACGCGTATCAGCTGATCAGCCAGGCGGGCGAGGCCCCGGTGGGCAACGTCTGCGACCCCAACTACACGATGCTGGCCAAGGTCCCCAAGCGCTACCTGGGCGTGGCGCCGGCCTACGAGGGCGTCCACAGCCGCCTGCGCACAGTGGCTCAGAACCACCTATCGTCCCGGTGA
- a CDS encoding iron chaperone, which yields MGEVTDYIAGRDEPARTVLERYRVRAMAVVPEAEEGKGYGMAALRYRGRPLISVVSTKQGYSVFPFSADVVAGVVAELEGFDSTKGGIRFTDERHLPDAAYEALVTRRRAEIDAALERPRRA from the coding sequence ATGGGTGAGGTGACCGACTACATCGCCGGCCGCGACGAGCCCGCCCGTACGGTGCTCGAGCGGTACCGGGTGCGGGCGATGGCCGTCGTGCCGGAGGCGGAGGAGGGCAAGGGCTACGGGATGGCGGCGCTGCGCTACCGCGGCCGGCCGCTGATCAGCGTCGTGTCGACGAAGCAGGGCTACTCGGTGTTCCCGTTCAGCGCCGACGTCGTCGCCGGCGTGGTGGCCGAGCTGGAGGGCTTCGACTCCACCAAGGGCGGCATCAGGTTCACCGACGAGCGGCACCTGCCCGACGCGGCGTACGAGGCGCTCGTGACCCGCCGGCGCGCCGAGATCGACGCCGCTCTCGAGCGACCCCGGCGCGCTTAG
- a CDS encoding beta-glucosidase — protein sequence MSHTARRRIALSVAALALLTPAVQVAAAPGAAADDDCATVPWMNRHASPGQRARALLAASSLDQKLRWLDEHSANDPARTTFTTARPREIPADQFTPVTFTMPPQVPCTPTIQYTDAPSVIAGAGPGVTVYPANVSLSSSWDTALAYDKGVAMGHEAWRKQRNVLLGPGIAAGRDPRSGRTSEYLGEDPVLSGLMAAAYTRGVGADGGEPVQSQLKHFVANEQETDRANSSSNVDGRTLREIYTLPYEIAIDRGDVGSVMCSFNQVDHDWACGSELLLARILKREIGFDGWVVTDFGARHYLSDDPPSLGAGLDQELNAWRYWTPMAIKELIGQGRLRVADVDGAAYRIVRAHLAAGLFDVPRIAAPDADVSTPNSEALARRLAERGSVLLKNTGVLPLSGAARTIAVIGSTAANTPATGDIDASSVCLHTAPSVPCTAVAPLDSITARAAATGGTVTYADGSDPAAAAALAAAADVAVVFGYYREGEFADRPNISLDGDGDALISAVAAANPATVVVLETGGPVVMPWIDSVPAVLEVWYAGEQAGPAVAALLWGDTAPTGKLTHTFPRSEADLPTAGDPERYPGTFSDGSIVRPPGSDEPRQVEYKEGLRVGYRWYAARDVEPLFPFGHGLTYTSFRYDRLRVAPPAAKGGDLRIRFRLTNTGKRTGTETAQAYVELPRPAGEPSKRLLAWRNVTLDPGRSRAVDIVVPAADLADLHLLQYWNARTGRWTTADGTYRVTVGGSFDTSLTGRFTIR from the coding sequence GTGTCGCACACCGCCCGCCGCCGCATCGCGCTGTCCGTCGCCGCGCTCGCCCTGCTCACCCCCGCCGTCCAGGTGGCCGCCGCGCCGGGCGCGGCCGCGGACGACGACTGCGCCACCGTGCCGTGGATGAACCGGCACGCCTCGCCCGGGCAGCGCGCCCGCGCCCTGCTCGCCGCCTCGTCGCTGGATCAGAAGCTGCGCTGGCTCGACGAGCACTCGGCGAACGACCCGGCCCGGACCACGTTCACCACCGCGCGCCCCCGCGAGATCCCCGCGGACCAGTTCACCCCGGTCACCTTCACGATGCCGCCGCAGGTGCCGTGCACCCCGACGATCCAGTACACCGACGCGCCGTCGGTCATCGCGGGCGCGGGCCCGGGCGTCACCGTCTACCCGGCGAACGTGTCGCTGTCGTCGTCCTGGGACACCGCGCTCGCGTACGACAAGGGCGTCGCCATGGGTCACGAGGCGTGGCGCAAGCAGCGCAACGTGCTGCTGGGGCCGGGGATCGCCGCCGGCCGGGACCCGCGCAGCGGGCGGACCTCCGAGTACCTCGGCGAGGACCCGGTGCTGTCCGGCCTGATGGCCGCGGCGTACACCCGCGGCGTCGGCGCCGACGGCGGCGAGCCGGTGCAGTCACAGCTCAAGCACTTCGTCGCCAACGAGCAGGAGACCGACCGCGCCAACAGCTCGTCCAACGTGGACGGCCGGACGCTGCGCGAGATCTACACCCTGCCGTACGAGATCGCCATCGACCGTGGCGACGTCGGCTCGGTCATGTGCTCGTTCAACCAGGTCGACCACGACTGGGCCTGCGGCAGCGAGCTGCTGCTGGCCCGGATCCTCAAGCGGGAGATCGGCTTCGACGGCTGGGTGGTCACCGACTTCGGCGCCCGGCACTACCTGAGCGACGACCCACCCTCGCTGGGGGCCGGCCTGGACCAGGAGCTGAACGCGTGGCGGTACTGGACGCCGATGGCGATCAAGGAGCTGATCGGGCAGGGCCGCCTGCGCGTAGCGGACGTGGACGGTGCCGCGTACCGGATCGTGCGCGCACACCTCGCCGCCGGGCTCTTCGACGTGCCGCGGATCGCCGCACCGGACGCCGACGTCTCCACCCCGAACAGCGAGGCGCTGGCACGCCGCCTGGCCGAGCGGGGCTCCGTGCTGCTGAAGAACACCGGCGTGCTGCCCCTGTCCGGCGCCGCCCGGACGATCGCGGTGATCGGGTCCACCGCGGCGAACACGCCGGCGACGGGCGACATCGACGCGTCAAGCGTCTGCCTGCACACCGCGCCGAGCGTCCCCTGCACCGCGGTGGCGCCGCTGGACAGCATCACCGCGCGCGCCGCCGCGACCGGCGGCACCGTCACGTACGCCGACGGCAGCGACCCGGCCGCCGCGGCGGCCCTCGCGGCCGCCGCCGACGTGGCGGTCGTCTTCGGCTACTACCGGGAGGGCGAGTTCGCCGACCGGCCGAACATCTCGCTGGACGGCGACGGAGACGCCCTGATCAGCGCGGTGGCGGCGGCCAACCCCGCCACGGTGGTCGTGCTGGAGACCGGCGGCCCGGTGGTCATGCCCTGGATCGACTCGGTCCCGGCCGTCCTGGAGGTCTGGTACGCCGGTGAGCAGGCCGGCCCGGCCGTCGCGGCGCTGCTGTGGGGCGACACCGCGCCCACCGGCAAGCTCACCCACACGTTCCCCCGCTCCGAGGCCGACCTGCCGACCGCCGGCGACCCCGAGCGGTACCCCGGCACGTTCTCCGACGGGTCGATCGTCCGGCCGCCCGGCAGCGACGAGCCGCGCCAGGTCGAGTACAAGGAGGGGCTGCGGGTCGGCTACCGGTGGTACGCGGCGCGGGACGTCGAGCCGCTGTTCCCGTTCGGTCACGGCCTGACCTACACGAGCTTCCGGTACGACCGGCTGCGGGTCGCGCCGCCGGCCGCGAAGGGTGGCGACCTGCGGATCCGCTTCCGGCTGACGAACACCGGCAAGCGGACCGGCACGGAGACGGCGCAGGCGTACGTCGAGCTGCCCCGCCCGGCCGGCGAGCCGTCGAAGCGGCTGCTCGCCTGGCGCAATGTCACGCTGGACCCCGGGCGGTCGCGCGCCGTCGACATCGTCGTTCCCGCGGCCGACCTCGCCGACCTGCACCTGTTGCAGTACTGGAACGCCCGGACCGGCCGCTGGACCACCGCCGACGGCACCTACCGCGTCACCGTCGGCGGCTCCTTCGACACCTCACTGACCGGCCGGTTCACTATCCGCTGA
- a CDS encoding cellulose binding domain-containing protein encodes MRRPKIALSVAAAVAVTAGVGVVTALPASAAAGCRVAYAVSSTWPGGFGANVTITNLGDALTSWSLVWSYSAGQTVTQAWNTALTQSGSTVTARNAGYNGSVATNGTVSFGFNGSWTGSNPVPTAFTLNGTACTGATTPTTAPTTAPTTAPTTPPPTSGVPSDAVWVGSGQWDNWTTNGYTIYNNIWGSGAGPQTTWARSASNWGVVANHPRTSGIKSYPNVSYTLNRSLSSLSSLNSSYNVTVPASGDYVTAYDIWANNNAYEIMIWANKQGAVGPIAEQYDANGAVPTASNVSVGGATWNIYRGSNGANAVFSFVRTSNSSSGTLNVLAMLNWLRTNNWWGDVTLGQFQLGYEISGTAGQSSFTTNSYSLSFG; translated from the coding sequence ATGAGAAGGCCAAAGATCGCGCTCTCCGTGGCCGCCGCGGTAGCCGTCACGGCGGGAGTGGGCGTCGTCACCGCCCTCCCCGCGTCCGCCGCCGCCGGCTGCCGCGTCGCCTACGCGGTGAGCAGCACGTGGCCGGGCGGGTTCGGCGCCAACGTCACGATCACCAACCTGGGCGACGCGCTCACCTCCTGGTCGCTGGTCTGGTCCTATTCGGCCGGACAGACGGTCACCCAGGCGTGGAACACCGCACTGACCCAGAGCGGCTCGACGGTCACCGCCCGCAACGCCGGCTACAACGGCTCGGTCGCCACCAACGGAACCGTGTCGTTCGGCTTCAACGGCTCGTGGACCGGCAGCAACCCGGTGCCCACCGCGTTCACCCTGAACGGGACCGCCTGCACCGGCGCCACGACGCCGACCACCGCACCGACCACCGCGCCGACCACGGCGCCGACGACGCCCCCGCCGACGAGTGGCGTGCCGTCGGACGCCGTCTGGGTCGGCTCGGGCCAGTGGGACAACTGGACCACCAACGGCTACACGATCTACAACAACATCTGGGGCTCGGGCGCCGGCCCGCAGACGACCTGGGCGCGGTCCGCGAGCAACTGGGGCGTGGTGGCCAACCACCCGCGCACCAGCGGCATCAAGTCCTACCCGAACGTGAGCTACACCCTCAACCGCTCGCTGAGCTCGCTGAGCTCGCTCAACAGCTCGTACAACGTGACGGTGCCGGCCAGCGGCGACTACGTGACGGCGTACGACATCTGGGCCAACAACAACGCGTACGAGATCATGATCTGGGCCAACAAGCAGGGCGCGGTCGGTCCGATCGCGGAGCAGTACGACGCGAACGGCGCGGTTCCGACCGCCTCGAACGTCAGCGTCGGCGGCGCCACCTGGAACATCTACCGCGGCTCCAACGGCGCCAACGCGGTCTTCTCGTTCGTCCGCACCTCGAACAGCAGCTCCGGCACGCTGAACGTGCTCGCGATGCTGAACTGGCTGCGCACCAACAACTGGTGGGGTGACGTGACCCTGGGCCAGTTCCAGCTCGGCTACGAGATCTCCGGCACCGCCGGCCAGTCCTCCTTCACCACCAACAGCTACAGCCTCAGCTTCGGCTGA